Part of the Ignatzschineria larvae DSM 13226 genome, TCTTCAAAAGCGCCTCTTGATGAGGAGAGGCTATTTTGCCGGGATTGAGCTGATTATGCGGGTCAAAAGTGGCTTTCACTTGTTGAATCAGCGGGTAGAGCTTTCCAAAGAAAGATTGTGCATATTCTGAACGAACCCCTTTTCCGTGTTCACCCCAAAGTGCACCGCCATACTGCATACAAAGCGCAAAGACTTGATCGGAAATCGCCCGAATCAGAGGGCGATCTTCCGCTAATTTTAGATCAAGTGCAGGGCGTACATGAATCACGCCGGCATCGGCATGACCAAACATTCCATAGCGAACGTTTGCTTTATCGAGAATTGCGCGGAACTCGGTAATAAAAGGGGCAAGATTTTCAGGCGGAACGGCGGTATCTTCTACAAAAGGAATGGGGCGGCGATTCCCTTGAACTGCGCCTAACAGCCCAACGGCTCGTTTACGTAATCCATAGATCTCATTGACCGCTTTTTTCCCGTGTAAGGGCCGAATAGAGAGACGATGCGGATTTTCCATTTGAGCCATATAGGTCATAAAGGCATCGACCTTTGCAGTTAAGGTGTCCTCATCATCGGCATTAAATTCCACTAGTTGAATCGCTTTGAGTTTTGCATAATCAATGCCGGTAAAATATTGCTCTGTAGTGGCCCAGATAAAATCATTCTTAGCTATTTCCATCACAATGTTATCAATTACTTCAATAGAAGTCGGCTTTGGAATCGCTTGCATCAGATAGGGCGCATCTTCTAGTGCTTTGATAAAGTCATCATAACTAATAAGTACCAGTGCCGTTGCTTTAGGAATCGGGAGCACATTGAGCGTTGCCTCGGTAATCACTGCGAGCGTCCCCTCTGAACCACAGAGAATATGATTCAACTTACTGCAATGGTTACTGCTACTATTATAATTGCCATTATGATGATCGTCATTATGATCATCGCTATGATCTTGTGTAAAATGATCGAGATCATAACCGGTAATAAAGCGGTTTAAAGGGGGGAAATGGGCGCTAATTTCTGCCCGGTTAGGTATTAAAAGCGCCGATAGCGTTGCTTGTAGTGCCTCACTTTTAGGCGAGGCTTGATGTGGACCCGTTGTAATTAACTCACCGCCGATACTATAAGCGTGTAATCCTCTAACGTGTTGACTTGTTTTCCCATATTCACAGCTTCCTTGACCAGAAGCATCTGTATTGATCATTCCGCCGATAGTGGCTCGATTTGAGGTAGAGAGCTCAGGTGCAAAAAAATAGCCTAATGGTCTTAAAAACGCATTAAGCTGATCTTTTACAACACCAGTTTGTACCGTTACGAGGCGCTTCTCTTCATCAAAATGGAGGATTTGATTGAGGTGACGAGAGAGATCTAGAATAATTCCACGATTGAGTGATTGCCCATTCGTACCGGTGCCCCCGCCTCGAGTTGTAAGGGAGAGTACTTGAAATTGGGGTTCATTAAGGAGCTTGAGAACAATGGCAACATCTTCATTATTACGAGGGAAGAGCAGAAGATCCGGCACCACTTGGTAGATTGAGTTATCGCTTGCCGAGACTAGACGTTGGCCATATTGAGATTCAATATCGCCGGTAAATTCAGTTGCTTTTAAAGCGATTATAAATGTTGCTATATCTGCCTGCATATTCGCTGATCGCTGATCTCTAATTGCTTGTGTCATAATCTCTCTTTTCTGCTCAAGTAACACGATAGGGTTGTTGTTATTGGAGAATGGGCTTTCGCATCACTCACGGCTAGCGCATCATTCTTCTTATCAAGCATTATAAGAGTGATCGAAATCATTTCAATGAAAATAATGGAAACAAAAAAGGAATGACATTGAATATCATTCCTTTTATTGCGTTTTTAAGCAGCGCTTATTCTAAAATTATGTACTGAATGAGGGATGCAACGGTTGCAATGATCGTAGCGACAACTACGCCTTACCCGTTGCCCGCTTAGGTTGATCGAGGTAATCCTGTGATTGCATCTCAATGAGTCGGCTAATTGTGCGGTCAAATTCAAAATCGAGCGCCTTTTCCCCTTTTGGCTCATAGAGTTTTTCCATAGGAACATCTGAACCGATGACGATTTTAACGCCTTGGTCATAAAATTCATCGATCATAATCACAAACCGCCGGGCTTCATTCTCTAAGAAGCGGGTCAATTGTGGTAAACCACTAAAGAAGACCGTTTCAAAAATAGAGGCTAAATAGATGAAGTCTTGTGAAGAGCGGGCTTTTTTACAAGCCTCTTCAAAGGTAAACCAAGCGCAATCATTCCCCATTTCGATCATCGTAAAAGGATGGCCATTGACATCGAGTGTAATAGGCTCACTTGTGGTACCGACAATCTCTTCAAACTGTTTTCTAAAATGGGCCTCCTGTGCTTCAGTATCACCCACAAACCAGACATCGGCACTCTCGATATGGCGCATACGATAATCTTGCTCGGTATCGAGAACAATTATTTCAAGGCGGTTCTTGATAATCTCAATGGCCGGTAAAAATTGTTGTCTTTGTAGGCCATTTTTATAGAGCTCATCAGGCTCTCTATTCGATGTGGTAATAAAGAAGATTCCCTCAGCGAGCAGCGCATCTAGCAGTCGATAGAGAATCATCGCATCCGTAATATCGATCACGTGAAATTCATCTACACAGAGTACTTTACACTCTTTGGCAAACTCTTTGGCCACTAATTTCAATGGATCTTCAGCCCCTTGATAACCCCGCATTTTTTTATGCACATCTTGCATAAAATGGTAATAATGTTCCCGAATTTTGGGTACATCAATATTGTTGTAGAAGAGATCCATTAGAAAGGTTTTTCCGCGTCCAACACGCCCATAGATATAAAGCCCACGGGGATCGGTATATTCCATTTCTGTCTCAGCAAAAGGCTTAAAGAGCTTTTGCATAAAGGAGCGCTTCTCTTCTTTAGCCACAGGTTTATCCTGCATAATTTTAGCTTTTAAACGATCATAGGCTTCCGCTACCGAAACCTGTACAGGATCGACATTAAATCCTTTCTCTTCGATGAGTTTAAAGTATGCATCTTTGATAGTTGTCATTATTATTTATCCTCTTGGTGTTTTATTGACTATAACGGAATATATTTATAAAAACTCAAAAATATCCACAAATATATCGATATATAATTGATAGATATCAGAATATTACTCGTTCTTTATCGATGTTTTCTGGCGCCGAGCCCGAAAGAAATCTTGCAGTAAGGTGCGACATTCGGTTTCTAAAATGCGGGGAATAATCTCGATTTTGTGATTAAAAGCTTGGTAATCATTGACATTCAGATGGGTGCCGAGTGCACCATTACGGGAATCCCCAGCACCGTAGACGACAGTTGCGATACGACTATGAAGAAAGCTTCCGGCGCACATTGTACAAGGTTCAAGCGTTACGTAGAGTGTCGTATTGGGAAGACGATAATTCTGCATTACTTGGCAGGCTTCTCGGATGGCCACAATCTCAGCGTGAGCGGTTGGATCGTGGTCGATGATTGAGCGATTATGACCGCGGGCGATAATCTCGCCATTTAGCACAATCACTGCGCCAATAGGAACTTCCCCTAAATGTTCTGCCTTTTTTGCTTCCACTAAAGCTTCGCGCATAAAGTGTTCGTGCTGCGCTAATTCTTCAGGAGCGTATGTCGGGGAAGCAGTTAAAGTCATAGAGATCCTTTACGTTTGCATCAATGCTTAAGAAGAGAAAACGAATCGGCAGAAAATGAATGAAGAGCATTATTATACTGAATATTAAAATAATATAAATTAACTTCCGATTTTCAATCATTATTTTATATCACAATGGCTAGATAATGAAAGACGCTCGATATCAACCTTAAAGAGATGATCTATTTCATCGTAAAGGGATTATCGAGCGTTGATTAATTTTATGATTCTGATTCTATGATGTTTAGGTAAAGAACACCCATTGTGCATAGAAGTAATTGACGGTATTAAGTCCAAGAAAGAGCAGGAACACAATCACTGCCGGGCGAAAATCGATCATCCCCGCTTGTAATTTTACCGGAAAGCGACGATTAATCGGGTCTGTTAATTGATTGAGTAGGCTCAAAAAGACATTTTGCCGAGGAGATGAGCCGATCCAACTGCTGATTGCTTGGATAATATAGGCAAAGAGATAGATATAGATAATATTACGGATCACTTCTAGCAGAATCACCCCCACTAATATGAGCGGTGAAATCGGTAACACAGCACCGATGAGTATTAGAAGCAGATATTTCACAATCGTTAGAATCGCTACAGCCACTAAGCAAGACCAATCGGCACTACCGACAATGGGCGTAATTCGGCGAATCGGGAGAATGATGGGATTGGTGAGTTTCACAATAGACTGCACAATCGGATGATAAAAGTTCGCTTTCGCTAACTGCAATAGGAAGCGTAACAGAATAAAGATCATCGCAAAGCTATAAGCGATCTCAATAAAAAACTCGAAGATATTTTGTAGCATCGTTGTCTTATGAACCTTGTAGTTAAAAGAGAGGGAGCATCTCTGCTAGAGAGATACGCTGATTATTCACAATTATAAGGTATTCTGATTAAAAGCCTGAAAACTTTTCCGCTTTTAGGTGTTGTCTGATGATTTTATTTCGGCATTGATGAGTGCCGAAACTACCGGCGCGGGATTGTGGCAAGAGCAGGATCGTTCGCCTCGGCGGTGAGATTAATCTTTTGAGTTATTTCCAATGAAAGCTGATTCGTGGCGGGAGGGAATGCTTGCAATTCCAGAGAAACCCCGCGCCCGCAAGTGAGAAGCACAAAGCCTCTCAACCGGATGGATCTCTTCGTCTGCAATTAAACGTATTGTGAACCTTTCGGCATTGACGAGTGCCCAAACTGCCGGCGCGGGATTGTGGCAAGAACGGGATCATTCGCCCCGGCGGTGAGATTAATCTTTTGAGTTGTTTCTAGTGAAGGCTGATTCGTGGCGGGAGGGAATGCTTGCAATTCCAGAGAAACCCCGCGCCCGCAAGTGAGAAGCACAAAGCCTCTCAACCGGATGGATCTCTTCGTCTGCAATTAAACGTATTGTGAACCTTTCGGCATTGACGAGTGCCGAAACTGCCGGAGCGGGATTGTAGCAATAATGGGATTATTCGCCCCGGCGGTGAATCAGCTTTAGAATGGCTTAGAACTTAGACAATCGTATCGCCAATCTCTTTTGAGAGTACTTGATCTCGATCGTAAGCGGCTTGCATTGCACGTTTTAAAACATCATCAAGATGATCTCTCTCTAAGCTAAAGACAGCTTGTTCTGTGGTACCTTTAGGGGACATCACATTTTTCTTGAGGGTTTCTAGCGGAATACCGGCTTCTTGACTATATCGAGCCGCACCGAGCATTGCTTGTTGAGTTAAGATCAAACTACTTTCAGGATCTAATCCCATTGATTCGCCCACTTTTGTCATAATATCCATAATATAGAAGAAGTAAGCAGGGCTTGAGCCTGACACCGCTACAACCGCCGAAATCAACGCTTCAGATGGGAGCCAAGTAATGACGCCACAACTTTCAAAGAGCGTTGAGACAATGGCTTTTTGTGTATCACTAGTTGCCGTATTCCCATAAAGGCCCGTTGCGCCTAAGCCTATGGAAGAGGGCGTATTGGGCATTGCGCGGACGATCGCAATTTGATTGTCTGCTTGCCCTAAACCTCGAGCAATCGCTTCAATCGGAATACCGGCAGCGATAGAGAGAATCAGCTGATGGGGCTTAATGAGCGGTTTAAGTTCCGCCAATAACGCCGGAAAACCTTGCGGTTTGATTGCTAAGACAATCACATCTACTGTTTCGATAAATTCTCGATAATCGTGAGTCGCTTGAACGCCGAGTGTTTCTGTAAAGAAATGGCGTTTATTCTCATTACGATCACATACATAGAGCTCATAAGGGGAACCCTTTGCTGTGAGACCTGAGAGAATTGCTTGGGACATATTACCGCCGCCGATAAAACCAATTTTATAACGCATAGAAAATCCTTATCTGTTTTTTGTATCTATTTTTAAACTCTATTTTGAAATTTTATTTTTTATATCTCTATCTTTCTATATGACTGCAACAATCATCTCTGATGATGGCTTGAGGGAGCATCATCGATTATGAGAGCTCAAGTAGATGACGTTTAAGATCCTCGATCTCATCTCGAACTCGCGCAGCTTCCTCAAATTCAAGGTTTTGCGCGTGATTGAGCATCGCTTTCTCTAATTGCCGTAAGTGTTTTGCCAATAGTTTCGGATTCGCTCTGAAGGCTTCTTCTTGCTTGATCGCTTTTTCATCGACAATTAATTTCCCTCGATATTCCTTGAGATATTCCTGTTTAGGTGTGTTATCTCGGGCATCGTACATCACATCTTGAACCGCTTTGCGAATGGTTTGTGGTGTGATGTTGTGCGCGGTATTAAATTCTTCTTGAAGTTTGCGCCGGCGCTCTGTTTCATCAATGGCGTAGCGCATCGCTTTGGTGATCTTATTCCCGTAGAGAATCGCTTTCCCCTCGGAATTTCGAGCGGCTCGGCCAATGGTTTGGATTAATGAGCGTTCTGAACGTAGAAAACCCTCTTTATCTGCATCTAAAATCGCCACTAAGGAGACTTCCGGAATATCTAATCCCTCACGCAAAAGGTTAATGCCGACTAAGACATCAAAAACGCCTAAACGCAGATCTCGAATAATTTCCATTCGTTCAACAGTATCAATATCAGAATGGAGATAGCGCACTTTGACCTGATGTTCCGAGAGGAACTCGGTGAGATCTTCGGACATTTTTTTGGTTAAAGTGGTGACTAATACCCGTTCCCCTTTTTCCGTTCTTAGAGCAATTTCCGAGAAGAGATCATCAATTTGGGTATCTGCCGGGCGAACCTCGACAATAGGATCGAGTAACCCCGTTGGGCGCACCACTTGTTCGACCACTTGATCAGCGTGTTCCGCTTCATAAGTGCTTGGTGTGGCCGACACAAAAATCGTTTGTGGCATTAACGCTTCAAATTCTTCAAAGCGAAGAGGGCGGTTATCAAGGGCTGAGGGCAGTCTAAATCCATAATTGACAAGGGTCTCTTTACGGGAGCGATCCCCTTTATACATTGCACCGACTTGCGGAATGGAGACGTGAGATTCATCCACAAATAAAATGGCATTCTCGGGTAGATAATCAAAGAGCGTAGGTGGCGGTTCGCCGGGTTTGCGACCGGAGAGATAGCGCGAGTAGTTCTCAATTCCTTGGCAGTAACCTAACTCAATCATCATCTCAATATCAAATTTAGTGCGCTGTTCGATTCGCTGTGCTTCTAATAATTTATTGTCGGCGCGAAGCACTTCGAGGCGTTGACGAAGCTCCTCTTTAATCTCATCAACTGCTGCTAAGAGCCGATCTTTCGGGGTCACATAGTGGCTTGAAGGATAGACAGTTAAGCGAGTTACAGAGCGTGAGACGTGACCTGTGAGCGGATCAAAGTAGGAGAGATTCTCAATTTCATCATCGAATAGCTCGATTCTAACCGCATCTCGCTCACTCTCTGCTGGGAAGATATCGATAATTTCCCCGCGAACCCGAAAGTTTCCGCGCTCAAGAACGGTATCGTTGCGCGTATATTGCAGTTCCACTAAACGTTGAATAATCGCCCTCTGATCGATTCTTTCCCCTTTCGTGACGTGAAGGATCATACTCATATAGTGATCCTTGTCCCCGAGTCCATAAATCGCAGAAACGGTGGCGACAATAATGGTATCAGGGCGCTCTAAGATTGCTTTAGTGGCGGAGAGCCGCATCTGTTCGATATGATCATTGACAGAAGCATCCTTTTCAATAAAGGTATCGGAGGCCGGCACATAAGCTTCAGGCTGATAATAATCGTAATAGGAGACGAAATACTCTACGGCATTATTGGGGAAAAATTCTTTCATCTCACCATAGAGTTGTGCCGCTAGCGTTTTATTGGGTGCAAGAATAATCGCCGGCCTTTGAGTATTTTGAATCACATTGGCCATAGTAAAGGTCTTCCCGGAACCTGTTACGCCGAGCAGTGTTTGATAGGCAAGCCCGTCCTCTAGTCCCTCGGTTAAAGCTTCAATCGCTTTAGGTTGATCCCCGGCGGGAGAATAGTGGGTAGAAATCTTGAAATTGATTGGATCTGACACCATATTAAACTCGATTATCTATAAGATATTGAAAGAAATATTGTAAGAAATGAGATAGGAAATATAAAAGCGAATGTTAAAAGGCTACTATAGCATAACTTCTATCAAAGGCTGTTAGGTGTTAAGATCTTAAGAGTCAATAACAAACGCCCTATAAAATTATAAAAGATCGGAGATAAAACAGAGATGTCTCAAAAAAAGAATCAATATGCGGAACTACCCATTCTTGCACTGCGGGATTTAGTGGTATTTCCGGGAACTAAAACGCCATTATTAGTGGGGCGACCACTCTCTATCGGCGCTTTAGAGATGGCGGTTGAAGTCGATCATCGGGTGCTCTTAATGAGTTTAAAAGATCCTGATGATGAATCGATCACAATGGATTCGGTCTATCATACCGGCGTTGTGGTGCGTGTTGTATCGAGTAAACTCTCAAAAGGGGGCTCGTATCAAGTATCAGTCGAAGCGATTGAGCGTGTTAAATTAAAATCTACTAAAGCGCTCGTTTATGAAAATAGTGAAGGTTATGTTTATGATTTTGTGATGGGACAGTATGAACTTGCGCCTTTTGAAGATCATCTCTCATTAGCAGAGAAAGAGGTGTACGCCTTAACCTTTGAAAAATTGGTCAAAAAACTGTTAGAAAATGCGCAAATTAAACAATTAACGCCAGAATTGCTACTAGAAGATCGGACGCTCTATCCGCTTGTGATGAAGCTTGCCACAGAAATTCCGATGAGTGTGGAGAAAAAACAGGCGATTTTAGCAGAAGATGAGCTCGGTGGCGCGGCGGATGCGCTGATTCATAGTTTAACGGTGGAGCTGAATATTATCGACCTTCAGCGCCGTATTCACGGTTTAGTGCAGACGCAAATTAGCAAAAATCAGCGGGAATATTATCTCAATGAGCAGATCAAAGCGATTAATAAAGAGCTTGATGAACTGAGTGATTCGGGGCTTTCTGAATTAGAAGAGCTTGAGGAAAAAATTCGGGCCGCGAAGATGCCTCTTGAGGCCGAAGAGAAAGCCTTAAATGAAGTAAAACGTTTGAAATCGATGCCGACAATGTCCGCAGAAGGAACGGTTTCCCGCACTTATATCGATTGGTTACTCAAAATGCCTTGGAATGAGCGTTCTCGTTTGCGTTATGGTTTAGCAACGGCGAAGAAGACTTTAGATAAAGATCATTCCGGCTTAACGAAAGTCAAAGATCATATTCTCGATCATTTAGCGGTGATCAGTCATACCAAAAGTAAAAAAGGGGATATCCTCTGCTTTATTGGGCCGCCGGGAGTAGGTAAAACATCGCTCGCGCGTTCCATTGCCGAAGCGACAGGGCGGGAATTTATGCGTATGAGCTTAGGTGGAGTGAATGATGAAGCGGAAATTCGCGGTCATCGCCGAACCTATATCGGGGCAATGCCGGGGAAATTAGTCCAGCTTTTAACCAAGGCGAAGACAAAAAACCCTCTAATTCTGCTCGATGAGCTTGATAAAACAGGGAGTACCCATAAAGGAGATCCTGCGGATGCACTGTTAGAAGTGCTCGATCCTGAGCAAAATAGTAACTTCAATGATCATTATCTCGATGTGGATATCGATCTCTCTGAAGTGATGTTTATTGCCACTGCGAATAGCTACAATATTCCAGGCCCACTTCGGGATCGAATGGATATTATTGAGCTCTCAAGTTATACCGAGCTTGAAAAGCTAGCGATTGCTAAAGAGCACCTTGTACCGGAGTGTTATAGAGAGAATAAGCTCTCAAAAGAAGAGATTCGCTTTACAGATGAAGGGCTACTCTTTTTAATTAATCACTATACGAAAGAAGCCGGCGTTCGGAATTTAAATCGAGAGTTAAATACGATCTGCCGGAAGTTTATCAAAGAGCGCTTACTTGAAAAAGATAAAAATCGGCAAGGGGAAGTGATCACGCCTGAACGGATTAAACATTATCTTGGCGCCACTAAATATCGTCATGGAATTAAAGAAGAGGCTCATGAAATTGGTTATGTGAATGGCCTTGCTTGGACACAAGTAGGCGGTGATCTCTTAGGGATTGAAGTGCAATTAGTGCCGGGTAAAGGTGAACTAATCGCAACCGGCAGTCTTGGCGATGTGATGAAAGAGTCTGTGAGAACTGCACTAACAGTCATTCGTGCGCGTAGTAACCTCTATGGTTTGCCGGAAGATTTCTATAAAAAATGGGATATCCATGTTCATGCACCGGAAGGCGCGGTACCGAAAGATGGCCCAAGTGCGGGAGCTGCGATTACATTAGCGATTCTCTCGGCGCTTTTAGGGGTGCCGATCCGTTCAGATATTGCCATGACGGGAGAAATTACACTTC contains:
- the lon gene encoding endopeptidase La, with amino-acid sequence MSQKKNQYAELPILALRDLVVFPGTKTPLLVGRPLSIGALEMAVEVDHRVLLMSLKDPDDESITMDSVYHTGVVVRVVSSKLSKGGSYQVSVEAIERVKLKSTKALVYENSEGYVYDFVMGQYELAPFEDHLSLAEKEVYALTFEKLVKKLLENAQIKQLTPELLLEDRTLYPLVMKLATEIPMSVEKKQAILAEDELGGAADALIHSLTVELNIIDLQRRIHGLVQTQISKNQREYYLNEQIKAINKELDELSDSGLSELEELEEKIRAAKMPLEAEEKALNEVKRLKSMPTMSAEGTVSRTYIDWLLKMPWNERSRLRYGLATAKKTLDKDHSGLTKVKDHILDHLAVISHTKSKKGDILCFIGPPGVGKTSLARSIAEATGREFMRMSLGGVNDEAEIRGHRRTYIGAMPGKLVQLLTKAKTKNPLILLDELDKTGSTHKGDPADALLEVLDPEQNSNFNDHYLDVDIDLSEVMFIATANSYNIPGPLRDRMDIIELSSYTELEKLAIAKEHLVPECYRENKLSKEEIRFTDEGLLFLINHYTKEAGVRNLNRELNTICRKFIKERLLEKDKNRQGEVITPERIKHYLGATKYRHGIKEEAHEIGYVNGLAWTQVGGDLLGIEVQLVPGKGELIATGSLGDVMKESVRTALTVIRARSNLYGLPEDFYKKWDIHVHAPEGAVPKDGPSAGAAITLAILSALLGVPIRSDIAMTGEITLRGHVLIIGGLKEKLIAAERAGIKTVLIPEENLKDLEDVPDNVLTKLEIIPVKTFDEVVDYALTQALTRADDWERFSSFTLMNEDQDKIKNSAKTH
- the uvrB gene encoding excinuclease ABC subunit UvrB, coding for MVSDPINFKISTHYSPAGDQPKAIEALTEGLEDGLAYQTLLGVTGSGKTFTMANVIQNTQRPAIILAPNKTLAAQLYGEMKEFFPNNAVEYFVSYYDYYQPEAYVPASDTFIEKDASVNDHIEQMRLSATKAILERPDTIIVATVSAIYGLGDKDHYMSMILHVTKGERIDQRAIIQRLVELQYTRNDTVLERGNFRVRGEIIDIFPAESERDAVRIELFDDEIENLSYFDPLTGHVSRSVTRLTVYPSSHYVTPKDRLLAAVDEIKEELRQRLEVLRADNKLLEAQRIEQRTKFDIEMMIELGYCQGIENYSRYLSGRKPGEPPPTLFDYLPENAILFVDESHVSIPQVGAMYKGDRSRKETLVNYGFRLPSALDNRPLRFEEFEALMPQTIFVSATPSTYEAEHADQVVEQVVRPTGLLDPIVEVRPADTQIDDLFSEIALRTEKGERVLVTTLTKKMSEDLTEFLSEHQVKVRYLHSDIDTVERMEIIRDLRLGVFDVLVGINLLREGLDIPEVSLVAILDADKEGFLRSERSLIQTIGRAARNSEGKAILYGNKITKAMRYAIDETERRRKLQEEFNTAHNITPQTIRKAVQDVMYDARDNTPKQEYLKEYRGKLIVDEKAIKQEEAFRANPKLLAKHLRQLEKAMLNHAQNLEFEEAARVRDEIEDLKRHLLELS
- a CDS encoding YggT family protein, giving the protein MLQNIFEFFIEIAYSFAMIFILLRFLLQLAKANFYHPIVQSIVKLTNPIILPIRRITPIVGSADWSCLVAVAILTIVKYLLLILIGAVLPISPLILVGVILLEVIRNIIYIYLFAYIIQAISSWIGSSPRQNVFLSLLNQLTDPINRRFPVKLQAGMIDFRPAVIVFLLFLGLNTVNYFYAQWVFFT
- the zapE gene encoding cell division protein ZapE, which gives rise to MTTIKDAYFKLIEEKGFNVDPVQVSVAEAYDRLKAKIMQDKPVAKEEKRSFMQKLFKPFAETEMEYTDPRGLYIYGRVGRGKTFLMDLFYNNIDVPKIREHYYHFMQDVHKKMRGYQGAEDPLKLVAKEFAKECKVLCVDEFHVIDITDAMILYRLLDALLAEGIFFITTSNREPDELYKNGLQRQQFLPAIEIIKNRLEIIVLDTEQDYRMRHIESADVWFVGDTEAQEAHFRKQFEEIVGTTSEPITLDVNGHPFTMIEMGNDCAWFTFEEACKKARSSQDFIYLASIFETVFFSGLPQLTRFLENEARRFVIMIDEFYDQGVKIVIGSDVPMEKLYEPKGEKALDFEFDRTISRLIEMQSQDYLDQPKRATGKA
- the proC gene encoding pyrroline-5-carboxylate reductase produces the protein MRYKIGFIGGGNMSQAILSGLTAKGSPYELYVCDRNENKRHFFTETLGVQATHDYREFIETVDVIVLAIKPQGFPALLAELKPLIKPHQLILSIAAGIPIEAIARGLGQADNQIAIVRAMPNTPSSIGLGATGLYGNTATSDTQKAIVSTLFESCGVITWLPSEALISAVVAVSGSSPAYFFYIMDIMTKVGESMGLDPESSLILTQQAMLGAARYSQEAGIPLETLKKNVMSPKGTTEQAVFSLERDHLDDVLKRAMQAAYDRDQVLSKEIGDTIV
- the tadA gene encoding tRNA adenosine(34) deaminase TadA encodes the protein MTLTASPTYAPEELAQHEHFMREALVEAKKAEHLGEVPIGAVIVLNGEIIARGHNRSIIDHDPTAHAEIVAIREACQVMQNYRLPNTTLYVTLEPCTMCAGSFLHSRIATVVYGAGDSRNGALGTHLNVNDYQAFNHKIEIIPRILETECRTLLQDFFRARRQKTSIKNE
- a CDS encoding FAD-binding and (Fe-S)-binding domain-containing protein, with translation MTQAIRDQRSANMQADIATFIIALKATEFTGDIESQYGQRLVSASDNSIYQVVPDLLLFPRNNEDVAIVLKLLNEPQFQVLSLTTRGGGTGTNGQSLNRGIILDLSRHLNQILHFDEEKRLVTVQTGVVKDQLNAFLRPLGYFFAPELSTSNRATIGGMINTDASGQGSCEYGKTSQHVRGLHAYSIGGELITTGPHQASPKSEALQATLSALLIPNRAEISAHFPPLNRFITGYDLDHFTQDHSDDHNDDHHNGNYNSSSNHCSKLNHILCGSEGTLAVITEATLNVLPIPKATALVLISYDDFIKALEDAPYLMQAIPKPTSIEVIDNIVMEIAKNDFIWATTEQYFTGIDYAKLKAIQLVEFNADDEDTLTAKVDAFMTYMAQMENPHRLSIRPLHGKKAVNEIYGLRKRAVGLLGAVQGNRRPIPFVEDTAVPPENLAPFITEFRAILDKANVRYGMFGHADAGVIHVRPALDLKLAEDRPLIRAISDQVFALCMQYGGALWGEHGKGVRSEYAQSFFGKLYPLIQQVKATFDPHNQLNPGKIASPHQEALLKIDEVPLRADFNQQIHSHYWAEAAYQTTLYCNGNGACFNYDLDAAMCPSYKATRERIYSPKGRAELIKEWLRQRSHNIENRPFEAEVYQSLSLCLSCKSCAGECPIKVNIPAAKSQFLAQYYQKHPRPLHEKLLISSEKMAVTSNKVRSIYNFMAGNKWGQKLFAKAGLVDLPKLERANYQSAHKLYTELSTDNIQLLAAVEQKENAVVIVPDSFFMFYDATTFNGIIQLLNALGIEVFIAPYQPSGKVAHVYGALKQFEAEAMAQHSLLEKIAGYGIALVGIEPPITLTYREEYPAIGLKTVHVALIQEWLNRYLAQKAASNSLPQIKLQERLQLLSHCTEKTNATHAPKAWQQLFAHFGLSLELVKSGCCGMSGGFGHIKESLPLSEKIYQQSWAPIVADSQKEGAQGEKVTLLATGSSCRTQVKRFDQVTIVHPLVKLQQLLAQ